A stretch of DNA from Paenibacillus sp. FSL W8-0186:
GACTCGAGGCAGGGGGTAAGGAGATGCAAATGATTAGCGAGCTTTTCAAAAAAAATATCCGCCAGTATGGCATGATTATCGCTCTTGTATTCATCACGGTCTTATTTCAAATTCTAACCGACGGCATTCTGCTGAAGCCGCTTAACGTAACCAACTTGATATTGCAAAACAGTTACATTCTCGTGCTGGCCATCGGGATGGTGCTGGTCATCATTACGGGTCATATCGACCTGTCGGTCGGCTCCATCGCGGCGTTCATCGGAGCCCTGGCGGCCATCATGATGGTCGATATGCAGCTGCCTCCCTTTCTCGCCGTTATCATATCCCTGGGCGTCGGGGCGCTAATCGGCGCATGGCAGGGCTTCTGGATCGCTTACGTGAGGATTCCCGCTTTTATCGTCACCTTGGCCGGGATGCTGCTGTTCCGTGGTCTAACCATGATTATTCTGAACGGCCAATCGATCTCGCCGTTTCCGAAGTCGTTCCAGAAGATCAGCTCCGGATTTTTGCCGGACTGGTTCGGAGGCGAGAGCATTCACATCCTGACGATCGTCCTTGGCGCCATCCTCTCCCTGCTCGTCATTTGGCAGGAATGGAAGGAGCGCCAGACACAAATCAAATACAATTTTGAGACTGCACCCATGTGGATTTTCCTTGCCAAAGTGATCTCCCTTGTCGCGATCGTCAACGTCTTTACCTATGTGCTCGCTACCTATAACGGGATTCCGAACATTCTCGTCATCCTGTTCGTGCTCATCGTCATCTACTCCTTCGTCATGAACCGGATGATCGCCGGACGCCATATTTACGCGCTGGGCGGCAACGAGAAAGCCGCCAAGCTGTCCGGGGTCAAGACGAAGAAAGTGACCTTCTGGGTTTTCGTCAATATGGGCGCGATGGCTGCGTTATCCGGACTCATCTTCGCCGCACGCCTCAACTCGGCAACGCCTAAAGCGGGCACGAATTTCGAGCTGGATGCGATCGCAGCCTGCTTCATCGGCGGCGCTTCTGCTTCCGGCGGCATCGGCACCGTCATCGGTGCAATTATCGGCGGCCTGGTCATGGGCGTCATGAACAACGGCATGTCCCTGATCGGCCTTGGGGTGGACTGGCAGCAAGGCATCAAAGGGCTTGTCCTGCTCCTGGCCGTAGCCTTTGACATCTATAACAAATCGAAAACGAATTAAGTGCGATTTGCAGCCTGCAGGTGTGCAGTCCTCTGAAAAAGCTTCACTCTTTGTTAAAGAGTGGGGCCTTTTTTTTATGCTACAATTGGATATATCTGGATAACCATTAGGGATAGCGGGGGATTCTTTTGTCGAACTCGACCATTACGAAGGGAGCCTTGGCCCATGCCTTGAAGCAAACCATGCAGGAGCTTCCCTTAAACAAGATTACTGTAAAGCAGCTCGTAAGCCGCTGCGGGGTGAATCGGCAAACGTTTTACTACCATTTTCAAGATATCTACGATTTGCTCGGTTGGATTTATGAGACGGAGGCCGTGGGCAACCTCGCCGAATATCGCAGTTACGATACGTGGACGCACGGGTTATATACGATTTTCGCCTATATTGAGAGCAATAAATCCTTCTGCCTGAACACCCTTCATTCCCTGGCTCGAAGTCAACTGGACTCCTACCTATATAATGTCACCTATGACCTGATGATGGGCGTCGTGGAGGAGGTAAGCCGCGGCATGCATGTTGCCGAAGAGAATAAGAAATTTCTCGCCAACTTCTATACGCTGGCCTTTACCGGGCTTGTCACTCAATGGATGCAGCAGGGAATGAAGGAAGAGCCGGCTTTGATCGTGGAACAATTAAGTGAACTGATGCAGGGCAATTTTGAACGGGCCTTGCAGCGTTATAGGCAGAAAATCTAGACATTACCATGCACATGTCCAAAAATGATACAGTACCCGCCGATTGTCGATTTTATATAAAAAAGAAATGCCGTACATTGAAATTGTCTTACTCTAGATGTGCTGTGGTTGTTATCAAAATCTACGAAGGCGGGGATGAAGAGCATGGGCACTTACAGTAACCAGGTGTATTTTGTCGGAGGAGGAATCGCTTCATTAGCTGGGGCGGCATTTCTGATCAGGGATTGCGGCTTTCCAGGACGGCAGATTCATATTATCGAAGAGCTGAAGGTACTTGGAGGAAGCAACGACGGCGCAGGAGACCGTCTGCATGGCTATGTCATCCGGGGCGGCAGAATGCTGAACGATGAGACATATGAGAATTTATGGGACCTGCTGAGCTCGATCCCCTCTCTCGATGACCCCAGCCAATCGGTAAGGGATGAGATTATGGCCTTTGATACGGCGCATCCTACGCATTCCCGGGCCAGGCTTGTGAACAAGGATGGTGAAGTGGTGGATGCGGCCTCTATGGGATTTGACATGGGGGATCGTATGGACATGGCCAAGCTCATCATCACACCGGAGGAGCAGTTAGGCCGGCTGCGGATTAACGAATGGTTTGGGGCTCATTTTTTCCAGACGAATTTCTGGTATATGTGGGCGACAACCTTCGCCTTTCAGCCCTGGCACAGCGCAGTCGAGCTCAAAAGGTACATGATCCGCTTCATGCATGAGTTTCCGCGGATTCATACGCTTGAAGGCGTCACGCGTACGCCTTATAACCAGTACGACTCGATCATTCTTCCGCTGCACCGGTATTTGCAGGAGCATGGTGTTGATTTTGAAATGAATTGCACGGTGACGGATTTGGATTTCCAAGCGGGGGATGGCATTACGGTGACACGCATGCACTATGTAAAGGATGGAGTGGAGCGTGCGCTGGATTTGACGGAGGAGGATTTGGTCATTGTCACGAACGGCTCGATGACGGAAAGTTCAAGTCTTGGGTCGATGACAGCCCCTCCACAGCTATACGGCAAAGGCAGCTCATGGCAGCTGTGGGATCGGATCGCGGCGAAAAAGCCAGGGCTGCTCGGTAATCCCGCTTCCTTTGATGATCACATCGATGAATCCAAATGGGAATCGTTTACCGTCACCTGCCAGGGCTCCCGCTTCTTCGATCGGATGGAGAAGTTCTCGCGGAATAGAGCCGGAAGCGGAGCTCTGGTGACCTTTAAAGATTCCAGCTGGTTCATGTCCATCGTGCTGGCTCATCAACCGCACTTCCGCAACCAGCCTGAGGATGTAAAAGTGTTCTGGGGTTATGGCTTGTATCCGGATCATGTGGGGGACTATGTGAAAAAAAGAATGTGCGACTGCACCGGAGAGGAAATTTTAACGGAGCTGCTGCATCATTTGAAATTTGAAAATGAGTTGGATGAGCTTATCCGTTCCGCAAACTGTATTCCCTGCATGATGCCGTATATTACGGCGCAATTCATGCCCAGAACGCCCGGCGACCGGCCTCAGGTCGTTCCGGAAGGCTCAACGAACCTAGCTTTGATCGGTCAATTCTGTGAAATTCCTGATGACGTTGTTTTTACAGAGGAGTACTCCGTCAGGACAGCTAGAATCGCTGTCTATCAACTGCTGGGAGTGAACAAACCAATCCAGCCGATCAACCGGTATCAATATGATATACGTACTTTGCTTCAGAGCGCCGCAGCCTCTTTCCGTTAGATTTCAGAGGATGGCTGAGGCAAATCTCAAGAAGCCGATTGCTTTAGGCGATCGGTTCTTTTCTCCGCAAATAATCATACATGACTTCATTATAGCGATTGATCAGCCGGTCAAGTTCCATGGACTGCCTCAGCACCCGCGTATCCCGCAGGCCGTATTGCTCCGCAAGCTGCCCAAGCTGACGCCGTTCTTCTTCAATCCTATGTTTAATATAATTGGATTTTAATTTCTGCACAAAAAACACCACCTAATGAATATATTAGTATAGGTTGACAAATATACCCATTATACGTTTTTCGATAACTTTTATTTGATGCATAAAGAGCCCGAAGCCTGCAAGGCCCCGGACTCTCTTTGTGTTCCATTCTTAAAACATATGTATAGATAGATAAAACTTAATTGGTATAGACAACTTAATTTTATTAACTTTGAAGCTTAGGATTGGAACCATATTTATTGTCGCCTGGCTCGCTATCTTGGCACATGAACACAATTAGAACAATCGCGCCAACTAGAGGAATAAAGCTTAGCAGAATCATCCAGCCGCTTCTTCCTGTATCATGCAATCTACGCATAGCTACCGCGAGACTTGGCAATAAAACAGCCAAAGAATAAATGTAGGACAGAATTGTATCCAAGCCTATTAACCTACCGATAAAGCCAAGAACTAACGAAACAATCATGTTGAATAGAATAAACATCCAGTATTCTTTACGGCGCGCTCTCCCTTCAAATCCGACATAGTTTTTGAGAACCTTTAAATACCACTCCACTAACGTCACCTCATAAAAATAGTTTTGTTGCGACAATTCGCACAAGGATATATCGGTTTAATATATTGATTTTTTTATAGAAAACATACTATTTTTTTGCAAAATCAATGAAAGAAAGGATTGCCTGGGTTAAATCCCAAGCAATCCTTCGTCACCACCTATTATAAGAATAAGCTAAATCATGCCTCATTCAACGCTCGCAGCAAGGTGTGCCGATTGTAGCGAACCAGATGCGCCTCGCGAAGACTCTCCGTAAATAAATCTTCATCGACGCCAAGCTCTTCCAGCGTAGAAGGACCTCCAGCAAGAACGAGCAATTCCCGGATCCTGGATGCGGGCGGTACCTCGGCCAGCCATTCCCGAATCTGGTCACCGTGCTCAAGCAGCGCCTTCGGCTGCCGTCCCGGGAATTTGCCTTCGTCCACGGCCGCGTGATACAAGCTGGAAATTTCAGCACAGGCCACGCCAACCTTTGCCCCGTGTAGCAGTGCCCGATTTCCGCGGCGCAAATAGGCCATCTCCCAATGGTGAGATAAATGGTGCTCTGCGCCGGAAGCCGGATGAGATTGCCCGAACAGCAGCATCGCAATGCCTGATTCGATCAAGGCCGTCATCAGGATGCGAATCCCTTCCTCTGTCCGCTCTCCGATCTCCGCAGCATGCTGGATGCAGGATTTAAGCGCCTGCTCTGTAATGACTGCAGCCTGTTCGCTGTAAGGCTCTCCCCCCGTAAGGCGGGATACCTTCCAATCGAACAGAGAGGTATATTTGCCCAGCATATCCCCGAAACCAGCCGCTACCAGCGGCTGCGGCGCCTTCATTAGAACGTGCACATCGGCAAATATGGCAATCGGCGGAACAGCCGCCACCGTCTTCTTAATTCCGCGAATAATCAGCGGCGCTCCCGCCGAGGTAAAGCCGTCTACGGAAGGAGCCGTCGGAATGGATACAAACGGAATTCCCGTCTTATGACTCGCGAAACGTACGATATCATGGATCGTTCCGGCTCCAACAGCAATAAGCCCATCCGTGGTGCCAGGATCTACTTCAAGCAGCAGCTGCACAACAGCCTGCTCATCGGCGACGACATCGCCGGCCGCATTCGGCTCCAGAATACATAGCTTTGTCTTCAAGCCCTGGGATTGGAGACTCTCTTCCACGGCTTTCCCTGCCGCATCATAAGTATTCTGGTCGGCTACGATCACTAAGCGGTGCAGAATACGATCTCTTAGAAAAGAAGCTGCCTTATAGATCGCTCCGGTCTCCAGAACGATTTTCTCCAAATGGTCTATTTCCCGGGAATTATCCATGCAGAATTTACCTCCAGTCTGACGGCATTACTCCGTAGATTTCTTGATGCTCTTGAGCCGCTTCATCACGTCGTTCTCGCCGCGGCCGAAATAATCATGCAGCTTGCTGTATTCCTGGTATAGACGGTCATAGATTTCCACATTCTCCGGAATCGGCTTGAACGTCTCTTCTTTCACCCGGGCCATCCGCTCTGCCGCATCAAGAATCGTATCATAACCGCCAGCCTGTTTCCCGGCAGCTACCGCCGCAAACATCGCTGCACCAAGTGCCGGCGTCTGCTTGGAATCGGCAACGAAAATTTCGCGATTCGTAACATCCGCGTAAATCTGCATCAGCAGACGGTTCTTCTGCGGCAATCCGCCGCAAGCGTACAAGGCGTCAACCTCAACTCCATTGTTATGGAAAGCATCTACGATCTTACGGGTACCGAAGGCCGTAGCTTCGAGCAGGGTACGGTAAATTTCCTGCGGCTTGGTAAGCAACGTCATACCCAGAATCAGGCCGGTCAAATCTGTATCGACGAGAACAGACCGGTTGCCGTTCCACCAATCCAGCGCCAGTAATCCGGTTTGTCCCGGCTTATAGGCCGCGGCTTCCTTCTCAAGCCATTGATGGACGCCGATGCCTTCCTTGGCCGCCGCTTCTTTGACGTATCCTGGAACCGCCTCGTCTACGTACCATTCAAAAATATCGCCTACAGCCGACTGTCCCGCCTCATATCCATACAGCCCGGGGATGATGCCATCCTCAACGACGCCGCACATGCCTTCGACCTGCTTCTCTTCCGTGCCCAGCAGCATATGGCAAATCGAGGTGCCCATCGCCATCACAAGCTTGCCCGGCGTTACGACGCCGACAGCCGGCACTGCAGCATGAGCGTCTACGTTCCCGACGGCAACTGCAATGCCCGGCTTGAGGCCCATGATTTGCGCCATACGCTCAGTCAACCCGCCCGCATTCGTACCGAGCGGAATGACTTCACCGCGAAGCTTTGTCTCTGTAAGATTTTCCAGCCTTGGATCCAGCGCTTTGAAATATTCCTTGCTTGGATAGCCGTCCTGCTTATGCCAGATCGCTTTATAACCAGCCGTACAGCTGTTGCGGACGATGGTGCCCGTCATTTGCGAGATGACCCAATCTGTCGCCTCCAGGAACATATCTGTGCGCTCATAGATTTCGGGGGCTTCATCAAGGATTTGCCATACTTTGGCGATCATCCATTCGGATGAAATTTTACCGCCGTAACGCGGGAGAAACGCTTCTCCGCGCTCCGCTGCGATTTCATTGATCTTATCGGCTTCCGGCTGAGCGGCGTGATGCTTCCATAGCTTCACCCAGCTGTGCGGATTATCGATGTATTTCGCATCGAAGCAGAGCGGCTGGCCCTGCTCGTCGATCGGCAGCATCGTGCATGCCGTAAAATCGATGCCAATTCCGATTACATCAGCCGGATCGATGCCAGACTCCCGGATAACCGCTGGCACAGATTTCCGCAGTACCTCCAGATAATCGTCAGGATGCTGCAGCGCCCAGTCATGCTCAAGCTTGATACCGGAGCCCGGCAGCTGTTCGTCGATAACGTGATGCGGATAAGGGGTCACGTGATCCGCCACTTCGCGTCCGTCCGCTAAGTCGACCAGTACCGCGCGGCCCGATTGCGTACCGTAATCTACCCCGATGGTATACTTGTTAGCCATTTGAAAAACCTCCCGTTCAATAGCGCATTATTTTTGTCCGTAATATGCCTTGGCTCCATGCTTGCGCAGGAAATGGCGGTCCAGCAGCGTCTGATCCATAGGTGCCGCCTCCGGGTTCAGCATCAGCATGCGTGCCGCAATTTTCGCTACTTCCTCAAGAACAACCGCGTTATGAACCGCATTGTGGGCATCTTTTCCCCATACGAAGGGTGCATGGGCATGCACCAATACACCTGGCACCTGGTTCGGGTCGATGTCCGCAAACCGTTCGACGATCACGTTCCCCGTCTCCAGTTCATAAGCCCCTTCGATTTCTTCCCGGGTCATCGGCCGGGTCACAGGAATTTCTCCGTAGAAATAATCGGCATGTGTCGTGCCGTAAGCTGGCAGCGCCTTTCCAGCCTGCGCCCAGCTTGTTCCCCAAGGTGAGTGAGTGTGCACGACCCCGCCGATATCCGGAAAAGACCGGTACAGCACCATATGGGTCGGAGTATCGGAGGATGGACGCAATTTGCCCTCGACCACATTGCCCTCCAGATCCACGACGACCATATCTTCCGCTTTCAATTCCTCGTACGGCACGCCGCTTGGCTTTATGACGAACAGCCCGCTTTTACGATCAATGCCGCTGACGTTTCCCCATGTAAATGTAACCAGTCCGTGCTTCGGCAGTTCCAAATTAGCCTCCAGAACCTGCTGTTTAAGCGCCTCCAACATATGCAGCCACTCCTTTCCTCTCATCGTAATTCTTTACGTTGCATATCTATTACAGATACCCTGTCCTGATTAGAAGGCAGATGCAGATCTACAACTAGATCTATAAACAAGACAAGTATCCAATCCGATCAAACTGCAAACATCTAGTGTTAGATCAAACTACAAGATCAGTCAAATCAAGTTGTAAATATAGATCTAAGATGAATTCGACTGAAAATTTGGGATGCAGTCAAGGAAACACATCCCATGAACCTGTATCATCCAAGGAATTTAGGAGGTACAGCTTCGTAGGAACAGTTTACGTACTTACTCACAACATTTTTATCATTCAACTTAATAATAAATGGATTTATAGCCGTTAGTTTCTACGGTAAGAAAGGGAACATAAATTTAAATGGATTTAGTTATAAGAAGGAACATCGCCAATGATCGGACTAGATCCTTGATCTTAGGTGTATAAATCCATCTAATTCCCTAAAACAATGGTTTAGAGCCTAATTAGATACCTTCATTCCATTTAATACAGCACAGTTTGGTTGGTATATGCATATAAACATACAAGCTAAATCAAAACGTATTGTACGTACAAGTTATAGGCTAGAGCCCTGGGAAACGGACCCTAGCTTTGCAATTCCACTTCTTGATTCGCCTGTTCTCTGTTATGCACGGATTCCCGCTCTACGATCTCCGGTTTAAAGACCGTGTCTTCAACCACCAGTCCCTGCTCAATCATCCCGATGAGCTGCCGGGCTGCCAGCTCGCCCATCTCCGTTTTCGGATGCGTCAGCGTCGTCAGCTTCGTCCCGGAAGCGAGCGCAAGAGATGAATCGTCAAAACCGACGACCGAAACGTCCTCCGGAACACGCAGGCTGCACTGTTGAATAGCCTCCATCAGAACGACCGCCAATTGATCGTTGTAGCACACAAAGGCGGTCGGCCGGCCTTCCTCATCCTGCTGTAGCAGCTGCACCGCTTGAGTGTACGGGACTCCGTCCTTCTCCTCCGTCGTGTAAGTTACTACTCGTTGGGGAGATACACTGATCCCGAACTCCCGATGCGCCGCGAGAAAACCTTTAAGGCGATTAACCCCTTGCAGGTCATCCCGTTTAAAGAACCCGACGATAGAGGTGTGTCCCTTCTCCAGCAGATGTCGTGCAGCCAAATAGCCGCCAAGCTCGTCATCCACCTTCAGGCAAGGACATTCCAGCTCGCGATACTTCTCATTGATCATCAGGTACGGAATGCCCTTCTCCTGCAGCGACAGAAAGTAGCTTAAGTTTGGATTGCCTTCCGCGCTCTTGGTGGGCTCGATGATGAGCCCGCTCAGCGGCTGGCTGGTCATCAGCTGCAGGCTTTCCATTTCCTTCTCTTTATTGTTATCCGTGCTCGATAGAAGAAGCCGGTATCCTTTGCTTCGCAGCTCCGCCTCGGCGCCGCGGACGATATGCGGAAAGATATAGTCCGAAATGTATGTCGTGATGATCCCAATCGTCTTGACCTGCTCACCCTCTCGGCGCAATGGGTTTCTCGCGAAGGTGCCTTTGCCTTGAATCCGCTCCAGCCACCCTTCCTTCTCCAATTCACCGAACGTCTGGCGCACCGTTTGCCGGCTAATGCCGAACTGTTCAGAAATCTCGTTCTCCGATGGGACCTGTTGTCCGGGCTGCAGCTTTCCCGTTTCAAACCATGACAACAGTTCATTTTTGAGCTGCATATATTTAGGAATCCGCCGATTACTCATCATTCACCTCAGCCAAATGCTCTTATTCTACCCGCTATTGTATCATAGGCCGGGGAACGCGCGGAAACAGGATCTCTCAGGCTTAGACCATTAGCGCAAGCGGTATGCCATGTCGCTCCAGCGAAGCTCGTTCTTGAACCGGCGCAGCGACGTATCCTTGTCAATGATAACAGCCTCGATACCAGCCATTTCCGCCCAATCCGACAGATTCTCGGCCGTAATGTTATAGGACAGCACCGTATGGTGAGCCCCGCCTGCCAAAATCCATGCTTCTGCAGCTTCTCTCAGCGACGGCTGCGGCTTCCAGAGTACGCGGGCAACCGGCAGCTTCGGCATCGGCTTCTCTACCTTTACCCCGTCAACAACGTTAACGATCAGGCGGAAACGGTTGCCCAAGTCTACGAGGGAAGCGTTGACCGCCGGGCCGTCTTGACCATCGAAGACGATGCGCGCCGGATCTTCCTTGCCCCCGATGCCTAGCGGGTGAACCTCGATCGACGGCTTCGTCGCAGCTATCGTCGGGCAAACCTCAAGCATATGTGCGCCAAGGATCATATGCTTGCCCGGCTCGAAATGATACGTGTAGTCCTCCATGAAGGAAGTATTCTTGTTGTCGGCAAGCACTTTGAGCACGCGGGTCAATGCGGCGGTCTTCCAGTCGCCTTCGCCGCCGAAGCCGTAGCCCGCTTCCATCAGACGCTGTACAGCCAGACCCGGGAGCTGCTTCAGACCATGCAAGTCTTCAAATGTCGTAGTGAACGCACCAAAATTACCAGCTTCAAGGAACTGTTTCATCGCGATTTCGAGACGCGCCTGATAAGCGATGGAATCGCGAACCGAACCAGGACTCAGACCTTCTTTGGTAATCGTGTATTTCTCAGCATATTCATCGAGAAGCTGCTTCACTTCTGCATCGCTTACTTCGTTTACCAGCTGTACGAGATCGCCGATACCATACCCGTTCACCGACCAGCCAAGCTGGATTTGCGCTTCAACCTTATCGCCCTCAGTTACCGCTACCTCGCGCATGTTATCTCCAAAGCGCGCTACCTTCAGGCTGCGGCTCTCTGCATACGAAACGGCAGTCCGCATCCAACCGGCGATATCCTGGCGAACCTCGGCGTCCTCCCAATGACCGACAACGATTTTACGGGCAATGCCAAGACGGGCCCCGATATGGCCGTATTCCCGGTCGCCATGCGCAGACTGGTTCAGGTTCATAAAGTCCATATCGATCGTTTCCCAAGGAATGTCGCGGTTAAATTGCGTATGGAAATGAAGCAGCGGTTTCTGCAATTGGGACAAGCCGCGAATCCACATCTTGGCCGGCGAGAACGTGTGCATCCATGTTATGATCCCGGCGCAGGATGAATCGCTGTTCGCTTCGACAATTAATTTATAAATTTCATCTGGTGTGGTTACAATTGGCTTAAATACGATGGATTGTGCAAACGCAGGATCTTTGTCCAGCTGCTCGGCAATGATGCGGGAATGCCCAGCTACCTCTTCCAACGTCTCAGGCCCGTACAAATGCTGACTTCCTGTTACAAACCAAAATGAATACGGTTTCAAATTCATTGCGTTAACGCCTCCCAGAGTGATTGATTTCTTTAAGTAAGAATGGAATAGTTCTGCCAACTTGTATATACAATATTTATATATTTAAATTCTTGATGTTAATTGTACGTACAAGTTCTTACCTAGATTCTATAGCTGCTCCTCTGAAAAGGCAAGTATTTTTTATCCCTATCGGTTCAAATTCCTATGTAATCTTCAATCATTCG
This window harbors:
- the mmsB gene encoding multiple monosaccharide ABC transporter permease, whose translation is MQMISELFKKNIRQYGMIIALVFITVLFQILTDGILLKPLNVTNLILQNSYILVLAIGMVLVIITGHIDLSVGSIAAFIGALAAIMMVDMQLPPFLAVIISLGVGALIGAWQGFWIAYVRIPAFIVTLAGMLLFRGLTMIILNGQSISPFPKSFQKISSGFLPDWFGGESIHILTIVLGAILSLLVIWQEWKERQTQIKYNFETAPMWIFLAKVISLVAIVNVFTYVLATYNGIPNILVILFVLIVIYSFVMNRMIAGRHIYALGGNEKAAKLSGVKTKKVTFWVFVNMGAMAALSGLIFAARLNSATPKAGTNFELDAIAACFIGGASASGGIGTVIGAIIGGLVMGVMNNGMSLIGLGVDWQQGIKGLVLLLAVAFDIYNKSKTN
- a CDS encoding TetR/AcrR family transcriptional regulator C-terminal domain-containing protein; amino-acid sequence: MSNSTITKGALAHALKQTMQELPLNKITVKQLVSRCGVNRQTFYYHFQDIYDLLGWIYETEAVGNLAEYRSYDTWTHGLYTIFAYIESNKSFCLNTLHSLARSQLDSYLYNVTYDLMMGVVEEVSRGMHVAEENKKFLANFYTLAFTGLVTQWMQQGMKEEPALIVEQLSELMQGNFERALQRYRQKI
- a CDS encoding oleate hydratase, which codes for MGTYSNQVYFVGGGIASLAGAAFLIRDCGFPGRQIHIIEELKVLGGSNDGAGDRLHGYVIRGGRMLNDETYENLWDLLSSIPSLDDPSQSVRDEIMAFDTAHPTHSRARLVNKDGEVVDAASMGFDMGDRMDMAKLIITPEEQLGRLRINEWFGAHFFQTNFWYMWATTFAFQPWHSAVELKRYMIRFMHEFPRIHTLEGVTRTPYNQYDSIILPLHRYLQEHGVDFEMNCTVTDLDFQAGDGITVTRMHYVKDGVERALDLTEEDLVIVTNGSMTESSSLGSMTAPPQLYGKGSSWQLWDRIAAKKPGLLGNPASFDDHIDESKWESFTVTCQGSRFFDRMEKFSRNRAGSGALVTFKDSSWFMSIVLAHQPHFRNQPEDVKVFWGYGLYPDHVGDYVKKRMCDCTGEEILTELLHHLKFENELDELIRSANCIPCMMPYITAQFMPRTPGDRPQVVPEGSTNLALIGQFCEIPDDVVFTEEYSVRTARIAVYQLLGVNKPIQPINRYQYDIRTLLQSAAASFR
- a CDS encoding aspartyl-phosphate phosphatase Spo0E family protein, translating into MQKLKSNYIKHRIEEERRQLGQLAEQYGLRDTRVLRQSMELDRLINRYNEVMYDYLRRKEPIA
- a CDS encoding DUF805 domain-containing protein; translation: MEWYLKVLKNYVGFEGRARRKEYWMFILFNMIVSLVLGFIGRLIGLDTILSYIYSLAVLLPSLAVAMRRLHDTGRSGWMILLSFIPLVGAIVLIVFMCQDSEPGDNKYGSNPKLQS
- a CDS encoding sn-glycerol-1-phosphate dehydrogenase encodes the protein MDNSREIDHLEKIVLETGAIYKAASFLRDRILHRLVIVADQNTYDAAGKAVEESLQSQGLKTKLCILEPNAAGDVVADEQAVVQLLLEVDPGTTDGLIAVGAGTIHDIVRFASHKTGIPFVSIPTAPSVDGFTSAGAPLIIRGIKKTVAAVPPIAIFADVHVLMKAPQPLVAAGFGDMLGKYTSLFDWKVSRLTGGEPYSEQAAVITEQALKSCIQHAAEIGERTEEGIRILMTALIESGIAMLLFGQSHPASGAEHHLSHHWEMAYLRRGNRALLHGAKVGVACAEISSLYHAAVDEGKFPGRQPKALLEHGDQIREWLAEVPPASRIRELLVLAGGPSTLEELGVDEDLFTESLREAHLVRYNRHTLLRALNEA
- a CDS encoding ribulokinase — translated: MANKYTIGVDYGTQSGRAVLVDLADGREVADHVTPYPHHVIDEQLPGSGIKLEHDWALQHPDDYLEVLRKSVPAVIRESGIDPADVIGIGIDFTACTMLPIDEQGQPLCFDAKYIDNPHSWVKLWKHHAAQPEADKINEIAAERGEAFLPRYGGKISSEWMIAKVWQILDEAPEIYERTDMFLEATDWVISQMTGTIVRNSCTAGYKAIWHKQDGYPSKEYFKALDPRLENLTETKLRGEVIPLGTNAGGLTERMAQIMGLKPGIAVAVGNVDAHAAVPAVGVVTPGKLVMAMGTSICHMLLGTEEKQVEGMCGVVEDGIIPGLYGYEAGQSAVGDIFEWYVDEAVPGYVKEAAAKEGIGVHQWLEKEAAAYKPGQTGLLALDWWNGNRSVLVDTDLTGLILGMTLLTKPQEIYRTLLEATAFGTRKIVDAFHNNGVEVDALYACGGLPQKNRLLMQIYADVTNREIFVADSKQTPALGAAMFAAVAAGKQAGGYDTILDAAERMARVKEETFKPIPENVEIYDRLYQEYSKLHDYFGRGENDVMKRLKSIKKSTE
- the araD gene encoding L-ribulose-5-phosphate 4-epimerase, coding for MLEALKQQVLEANLELPKHGLVTFTWGNVSGIDRKSGLFVIKPSGVPYEELKAEDMVVVDLEGNVVEGKLRPSSDTPTHMVLYRSFPDIGGVVHTHSPWGTSWAQAGKALPAYGTTHADYFYGEIPVTRPMTREEIEGAYELETGNVIVERFADIDPNQVPGVLVHAHAPFVWGKDAHNAVHNAVVLEEVAKIAARMLMLNPEAAPMDQTLLDRHFLRKHGAKAYYGQK
- a CDS encoding GntR family transcriptional regulator; protein product: MMSNRRIPKYMQLKNELLSWFETGKLQPGQQVPSENEISEQFGISRQTVRQTFGELEKEGWLERIQGKGTFARNPLRREGEQVKTIGIITTYISDYIFPHIVRGAEAELRSKGYRLLLSSTDNNKEKEMESLQLMTSQPLSGLIIEPTKSAEGNPNLSYFLSLQEKGIPYLMINEKYRELECPCLKVDDELGGYLAARHLLEKGHTSIVGFFKRDDLQGVNRLKGFLAAHREFGISVSPQRVVTYTTEEKDGVPYTQAVQLLQQDEEGRPTAFVCYNDQLAVVLMEAIQQCSLRVPEDVSVVGFDDSSLALASGTKLTTLTHPKTEMGELAARQLIGMIEQGLVVEDTVFKPEIVERESVHNREQANQEVELQS
- the araA gene encoding L-arabinose isomerase, which codes for MNLKPYSFWFVTGSQHLYGPETLEEVAGHSRIIAEQLDKDPAFAQSIVFKPIVTTPDEIYKLIVEANSDSSCAGIITWMHTFSPAKMWIRGLSQLQKPLLHFHTQFNRDIPWETIDMDFMNLNQSAHGDREYGHIGARLGIARKIVVGHWEDAEVRQDIAGWMRTAVSYAESRSLKVARFGDNMREVAVTEGDKVEAQIQLGWSVNGYGIGDLVQLVNEVSDAEVKQLLDEYAEKYTITKEGLSPGSVRDSIAYQARLEIAMKQFLEAGNFGAFTTTFEDLHGLKQLPGLAVQRLMEAGYGFGGEGDWKTAALTRVLKVLADNKNTSFMEDYTYHFEPGKHMILGAHMLEVCPTIAATKPSIEVHPLGIGGKEDPARIVFDGQDGPAVNASLVDLGNRFRLIVNVVDGVKVEKPMPKLPVARVLWKPQPSLREAAEAWILAGGAHHTVLSYNITAENLSDWAEMAGIEAVIIDKDTSLRRFKNELRWSDMAYRLR